The Archocentrus centrarchus isolate MPI-CPG fArcCen1 chromosome 7, fArcCen1, whole genome shotgun sequence genome window below encodes:
- the LOC115783769 gene encoding uncharacterized protein LOC115783769: MLVQVEHQAVQKWVRVPVTDDCYDYLKFIQEVHAKFNLASGVSVDLKDSSGVDVDADIFDELLRSATVSFKVVTERFVAPVDQSEVTDASFSSEDGSFSSVESPSSASSSSTVITENTKAQRRRLVEGPPDSEMAKNIVYVALHQKPGGEDVIKEYNKTRSLSDPTRKKLVNILVADMIESHGRVPPVNIRITYALGIVTLFPSLKDNGSPTGYEHYYDPLSGQGYLAYRLKTVQRNTASDFKRSSKSAHQGGPRTLRETLTSEQLFGDGCKEAMSMMKHSSDQEVVREKMKATFKHRQNMLHDLDQSSLILDHFPRFLDTPGLIEQDFIMLFGEDISGKFIARWPTFYKPRVTTVSKSLRQSAHLDDLLSTQEESSDYEWDSDLAAILLLVHLLPPTAKGKRQGKISAPQAADRVIKFMKVGTSMATFLAKVGSAQPFLLCVGEKKSRIQKFYIILDQKPIPCVAQTAVAAFDELFKAHFVFAVSYDATLLNFYTFIQTTVYGIDVATTKESPRVKKIRVRINNT, encoded by the exons ATGCTGGTGCAGGTGGAGCATCAGGCAGTCCAGAAATGGGTTCGGGTTCCAGTGACAGATGACTGCTATGATTACTTGAAATTCATTCAAGAGG TTCATGCTAAATTCAACTTGGCAAGTGGAGTCTCTGTAGACCTGAAGGACTCATCTGGAGTCGATGTGGATGCTGATATTTTTGATGAACTCCTGAGGTCTGCTACAGTATCTTTCAAAGTAGTCACTGAGCGCTTTG TGGCCCCTGTTGATCAGAGTGAGGTCACAGATGCTTCCTTCAGTTCTGAAGATGGCTCATTCTCGTCAGTCGAGTCTCCAAGCTCAGCAAGCTCATCTTCTACAGTGATTACAGAGAACACCAAAGCACAGAGAAGACGACTGGTTGAAGGACCACCTGACAGTGAGATGGCAAAAAAT ATTGTCTATGTAGCTCTGCACCAAAAACCAGGAGGAGAAGATGTAATAAAAGAGTACAACAAGACCAGAAGTCTCTCTGATCCAACAAGAAAGAAACTTGTCAACATTTTAGTGGCGGATATGATTGAAAGTCATGG GAGAGTCCCTCCTGTCAACATTCGCATTACCTACGCCCTGGGAATTGTCACCCTCTTCCCCAGTTTGAAAGATAATGGCTCACCGACTGGCTAT GAGCATTACTATGATCCTCTCAGTGGACAGGGCTATCTGGCCTATCGATTGAAAACAGTTCAGCGTAACACTGCAAGTGACTTCAAGAGGAGCTCCAAGTCTGCTCATCAAGGCGGTCCGAGAACTCTGAGGGAGACCTTAACATCTGAACAGCTGTTTGGTGATGGATGCAAAGAAGCAATGTCCATGATGAAacattcatcagaccaggaagtTGTCAGGGAGAAAATGAAGGCAACATTTAAGCATAGACAGAATATGCTTCATGATCTGGACCAGTCATCACTCATCTTGGATCACTTCCCAAGATTCTTGGATACACCAGGCTTA ATTGAGCAGGACTTCATCATGCTCTTTGGAGAAGACATCTCGGGGAAGTTCATCGCAAGATGGCCAACATTCTATAAACCGAGGGTCACCACTGTCAGCAAAAGCCTTCGACAGAGTGCTCATCTGGATGACCTTCTGTCCACTCAGGAGGAATCAAGTGATTATG AATGGGATAGTGACCTGGCAGCTATTCTCCTGCTGGTTCATCTCTTGCCTCCAACCGCGAAGGGGAAAAGACAGGGAAAAATTAGTGCACCTCAGGCTGCTGACCGTGTTATCAAGTTCATGAAG GTGGGGACAAGCATGGCGACCTTCCTTGCCAAAGTTGGATCTGCACAGCCCTTCCTCCTCTGCGTTGGAGAAAAGAAGAGCAGGATACAGAAATTCTACATCATCCTGGATCAGAAGCCCATTCCCTGTGTGGCACAGACTGCAGTGGCTGCCTTCGATGAACTGTTTAAGGcacactttgtgtttgctgtgtcctaTGATGCAACCCTCCTCAACTTCTACACATTCATCCAAACAACGGTTTATGGCATTGATGTTGCAACAACAAAGGAGAGCCCCAGAGTCAAGAAAATTAGAGTGAGGATTAACAACACTTGA